The following proteins are co-located in the Corynebacterium kalinowskii genome:
- a CDS encoding acetyl/propionyl/methylcrotonyl-CoA carboxylase subunit alpha codes for MTVETKKITKVLIANRGEIAIRVIRAARDAGIKSVAVYAEPDADAPFVSMADEAFALGGQNSAESYLVFDKILDAAKKSGADAIHPGYGFLSENGDFAEAVINAGLIWIGPSPKSIRELGDKVTARHIALKADAPMAPGTKEPVKDASEVVAFAEEYGLPIAIKAAFGGGGRGMKVAYKMEEVADLYESATREAVAAFGRGECFVERYLDKARHVECQVIADQHGNVVVAGTRDCSLQRRFQKLVEEAPAPFLTDDQRTRLHESAKAICKEAGYYGAGTVEYLVGSDGLISFLEVNTRLQVEHPVTEVTTGIDLVREQFRIAEGLELHIKEDPKPRGHAFEFRINGEDAGNNFMPAPGKVTKYIEPSGPGVRMDAGIVEGSVIGGQFDSMLAKLIVFGETRDEALQRASRALNEYVVEGMPTVLPFHRHIVENPAFVGDGEKFEVYTKWIEEVWDNPIPAYVDPADVEEDEEATPAQKVIVEIDGRRVEVALPGDLAIGGGAAGGAKKKAKKRRAGGAKASVSGDAVAAPMQGTVIKVNVEEGQEVNEGDTVVVLEAMKMENPVKAHKSGVVTGLDAEAGAGVSKGHVLMELK; via the coding sequence GTGACCGTCGAGACCAAGAAGATCACCAAGGTTCTGATCGCGAACCGTGGTGAGATTGCCATCCGCGTCATCCGTGCAGCACGCGATGCCGGTATCAAGAGCGTCGCTGTTTACGCTGAGCCAGATGCAGATGCACCTTTCGTATCGATGGCAGATGAGGCCTTCGCTCTCGGCGGCCAGAACTCCGCTGAGTCTTACCTCGTCTTCGACAAGATTCTCGACGCCGCAAAGAAGTCCGGCGCTGATGCTATTCACCCTGGCTACGGCTTCCTCTCCGAGAACGGCGACTTCGCCGAGGCCGTCATCAACGCTGGCCTGATCTGGATCGGCCCATCCCCTAAGTCCATCCGCGAACTCGGCGATAAGGTCACTGCCCGCCACATCGCACTCAAGGCTGATGCCCCAATGGCGCCTGGCACCAAGGAGCCAGTCAAGGACGCTTCTGAGGTAGTCGCATTCGCTGAAGAATACGGCCTCCCAATCGCTATTAAGGCAGCATTCGGTGGTGGCGGCCGTGGCATGAAGGTTGCCTACAAGATGGAAGAGGTTGCTGACCTCTACGAGTCCGCTACCCGTGAGGCAGTCGCTGCCTTCGGTCGTGGCGAGTGCTTCGTCGAGCGCTACCTGGACAAGGCACGCCACGTGGAGTGCCAGGTCATCGCCGACCAGCACGGCAACGTTGTTGTCGCCGGTACCCGCGACTGCTCCCTCCAGCGTCGTTTCCAGAAGCTCGTCGAAGAGGCTCCAGCCCCATTCCTCACCGATGACCAGCGCACCCGCCTCCACGAGTCTGCAAAGGCTATCTGCAAGGAAGCTGGCTACTACGGCGCAGGTACCGTTGAGTACCTCGTTGGCTCCGACGGACTGATCTCCTTCCTCGAGGTCAACACCCGTCTGCAGGTGGAACACCCAGTTACCGAAGTCACCACCGGCATCGACCTCGTTCGCGAGCAGTTCCGCATCGCTGAGGGCCTTGAGCTGCACATCAAGGAAGATCCAAAGCCACGTGGCCACGCTTTCGAGTTCCGTATCAACGGCGAAGATGCTGGCAACAACTTCATGCCTGCACCAGGCAAGGTCACCAAGTACATCGAGCCTTCCGGCCCAGGCGTTCGCATGGATGCCGGCATCGTTGAAGGTTCCGTCATCGGCGGCCAGTTCGACTCCATGCTCGCTAAGCTGATCGTCTTCGGCGAGACCCGTGACGAGGCTCTGCAGCGCGCTTCCCGCGCACTGAATGAGTACGTTGTCGAGGGCATGCCAACCGTGCTCCCATTCCACCGCCACATCGTTGAGAACCCTGCATTCGTTGGTGACGGCGAGAAGTTCGAGGTCTACACCAAGTGGATCGAAGAAGTATGGGACAACCCAATCCCTGCTTACGTCGACCCAGCAGACGTTGAGGAAGATGAAGAAGCAACCCCAGCTCAGAAGGTCATCGTTGAGATCGACGGCCGTCGCGTTGAGGTAGCTCTCCCAGGCGACCTGGCAATCGGTGGCGGCGCTGCAGGTGGCGCTAAGAAGAAGGCCAAGAAGCGTCGCGCAGGTGGCGCCAAGGCTAGCGTTTCCGGCGACGCAGTTGCAGCCCCAATGCAGGGCACCGTCATCAAGGTCAACGTCGAAGAAGGCCAGGAAGTAAACGAAGGCGACACCGTTGTTGTCCTCGAGGCCATGAAGATGGAAAACCCAGTGAAGGCTCACAAGTCCGGCGTTGTTACCGGCCTGGACGCTGAGGCTGGTGCAGGCGTGTCCAAGGGCCACGTCCTGATGGAACTCAAGTAG
- a CDS encoding DUF1707 SHOCT-like domain-containing protein yields MMSIERQHYLVGDFEREHALEKLKAASQSGHLSLVEFDQRAARATHATTQADIDLILADIPQNLMVKQNRTSGLQKRIGIVALWASLVPLVAIGAADLAAIFAVLTIPLCILLFIMKVGPDSWYEPKTIYKQIGQ; encoded by the coding sequence ATGATGAGCATTGAGCGCCAGCACTACCTCGTAGGTGACTTTGAACGAGAACACGCTTTGGAAAAACTCAAGGCGGCCTCACAGTCCGGCCACCTCAGCCTTGTCGAGTTCGACCAACGCGCCGCCCGCGCCACCCATGCCACAACGCAAGCCGACATCGACTTGATCCTCGCCGATATCCCCCAAAACCTCATGGTGAAGCAGAACCGCACTTCAGGACTACAAAAGCGCATCGGCATTGTTGCCTTGTGGGCCAGCTTGGTTCCTCTCGTGGCCATTGGCGCTGCAGATCTTGCAGCGATTTTCGCAGTGCTGACCATCCCGCTATGCATCCTGCTCTTCATCATGAAAGTCGGACCGGACTCCTGGTACGAGCCCAAAACCATCTACAAGCAGATCGGACAATAA
- a CDS encoding YwqG family protein, translating to MDLLELPALPRLSYRSTFDSKDSTFRQAGLTDSKLGGAPYRPRGAGWPHQPDGDPYSFVAQLNLAQVERDRQLLGVPPLLDGSLPTNGLIQFFLPFDDVYGLGAGKPDCFVAFIPDPTRPADEPIFAWRSYYDKPVHWLHEDPTPAFTPDGKWLARSPYYTELSIFDHPEVAQALEPVLLEPTMQQPIPGLHAEVTPDQEAAWKEVADQDNLHPKHLGECNHQIGGFASFVQNEPRPQGSPLRLLFQIECDIHMQAIGDMGNMQFFIDPADLKRRDFSNVLIDWACG from the coding sequence ATGGATCTACTTGAGTTACCTGCCCTCCCCCGACTGTCCTACCGTTCGACCTTTGACAGCAAGGACTCGACGTTTCGCCAAGCTGGGCTCACTGATTCCAAACTCGGCGGTGCTCCCTACCGTCCGCGAGGCGCTGGCTGGCCTCACCAGCCCGACGGGGATCCCTATAGCTTCGTCGCGCAGCTGAATCTCGCCCAGGTTGAGCGCGATCGGCAGCTGCTCGGCGTGCCTCCGCTGCTTGACGGATCTCTGCCGACCAACGGACTGATCCAGTTCTTCTTGCCCTTTGACGACGTTTACGGACTCGGGGCAGGAAAGCCAGACTGCTTCGTCGCATTCATTCCAGACCCAACACGTCCAGCGGACGAACCTATTTTTGCCTGGCGCTCGTACTACGACAAGCCAGTCCACTGGCTGCACGAAGATCCAACGCCGGCGTTCACACCCGACGGTAAATGGCTAGCAAGATCTCCTTATTACACAGAACTTTCCATTTTTGATCACCCCGAGGTCGCACAGGCTCTGGAACCAGTGCTGCTGGAGCCAACGATGCAACAGCCCATCCCCGGCCTGCACGCAGAAGTGACTCCGGACCAGGAGGCTGCGTGGAAGGAAGTCGCTGATCAGGACAATCTGCATCCAAAACACCTCGGCGAGTGCAACCATCAAATCGGCGGCTTTGCCAGTTTCGTCCAGAACGAGCCCCGGCCACAAGGATCTCCCCTCCGGTTGCTCTTTCAAATTGAATGTGACATACACATGCAGGCCATCGGCGACATGGGAAACATGCAATTCTTCATCGACCCCGCCGATCTGAAACGACGAGACTTCAGCAACGTCCTGATCGATTGGGCTTGCGGATAA
- the glpK gene encoding glycerol kinase GlpK, with protein sequence MAPRLPHKRRIVAAIDQGTTSTRCMLFDDHGQIIASSQLEHEQIFPRPGWVEHDPLEIWANTRRVMADVLARSEVTGDDIAAVGITNQRETTVVWDKATGQPVYNAIVWQDTRTSEICADLDPADFAKTGLPVSTYFSGPKIKWILDNVPGARERAESGELLFGTIESWLIWNLTKGEHVTDITNASRTMLMDLETGAWAPELARQLKIPTKMLPKIVSNSQVIGRIKRIHGFANVPIAGVLGDQQAATFGQACLEPGEVKNTYGTGNFLLLNTGTEIKRSTHGLISTVAYKLGNEPTVYALEGSIAVTGSLIQWLRDNLGLIAQASDVEKLATSVPDNGGCYIVPAFSGLLAPYWREDARGVICGLTRFHTKAHFARAALEATAYQTREVVEAMNQDTGIPITALKADGGMVENALLMQFQADQLGVPVTVPAITETTALGAAYAAGLAVGVYKSLSEIRAMWREQVTYQPQPSDPALFDGWKLAVHKSFAP encoded by the coding sequence ATGGCACCACGGCTCCCCCACAAAAGGCGCATCGTCGCCGCGATCGACCAGGGCACCACGTCCACGCGCTGCATGCTTTTCGACGACCACGGCCAGATCATCGCCTCGTCCCAGCTGGAACACGAGCAGATCTTTCCCCGGCCGGGGTGGGTGGAGCACGATCCGCTGGAAATTTGGGCGAACACCCGCCGCGTCATGGCTGATGTGTTGGCGCGCAGCGAGGTCACGGGCGATGACATTGCCGCGGTGGGAATTACGAATCAGCGTGAGACGACCGTAGTCTGGGACAAGGCCACTGGCCAACCGGTATACAACGCGATCGTGTGGCAGGATACCCGAACGTCGGAGATTTGCGCGGACCTGGACCCAGCAGATTTCGCCAAGACTGGCCTGCCGGTGTCTACCTACTTCTCGGGCCCCAAGATCAAGTGGATTCTGGACAATGTGCCGGGCGCCCGCGAGCGGGCAGAGTCGGGAGAGTTGCTATTCGGCACCATTGAGTCGTGGCTGATCTGGAATCTCACCAAGGGCGAGCACGTCACGGACATCACCAACGCTTCCCGCACGATGCTCATGGATTTGGAAACGGGAGCATGGGCCCCAGAGCTAGCACGACAGCTCAAGATCCCCACCAAGATGCTGCCGAAAATCGTTTCGAACTCCCAGGTCATTGGCCGCATCAAACGAATTCACGGCTTTGCCAATGTGCCGATCGCTGGCGTCCTCGGAGACCAGCAGGCCGCCACCTTCGGCCAAGCCTGCCTCGAGCCCGGAGAAGTGAAAAACACCTACGGAACCGGCAATTTCCTCCTGCTCAACACCGGAACGGAGATCAAGCGCTCCACCCATGGCCTGATCTCCACCGTGGCGTACAAACTGGGCAACGAGCCCACCGTGTACGCACTCGAGGGTTCCATCGCCGTCACCGGTTCACTTATCCAGTGGTTGCGGGACAATCTGGGATTGATTGCGCAGGCCAGCGACGTCGAGAAGCTAGCAACGAGCGTGCCCGACAACGGCGGTTGCTACATTGTCCCCGCGTTTTCTGGGCTGCTCGCGCCGTATTGGCGGGAGGACGCGCGCGGCGTGATCTGCGGACTGACACGGTTTCACACTAAGGCTCACTTCGCCCGGGCGGCGTTGGAGGCCACCGCGTATCAAACGCGCGAGGTGGTGGAGGCCATGAACCAGGACACGGGCATCCCCATCACCGCGCTGAAGGCGGACGGTGGCATGGTCGAAAACGCGCTACTCATGCAGTTCCAGGCCGATCAGTTGGGCGTCCCCGTGACCGTCCCAGCGATCACGGAGACCACGGCGCTTGGAGCTGCGTATGCGGCGGGCCTGGCGGTGGGCGTCTACAAGTCACTGTCCGAGATCCGCGCGATGTGGCGCGAACAGGTCACCTACCAGCCCCAGCCCTCCGACCCTGCGCTTTTCGACGGCTGGAAGCTGGCAGTCCACAAGAGCTTCGCGCCGTGA
- a CDS encoding Sir2 family NAD-dependent protein deacetylase — protein MRSLGHESALRSIARVVRETTTPTDPDVAVQTIAEQLRSGNVLVVTGAGVSTDSGIPDYRGPNGSLNRHRPMTYQEFRYDPDALQRYWARSFVGWRHMDEARPNRTHFALAELEHAGLLSGIITQNVDGLHVEAGSRNVLALHGSLAQVVCLSCGHLEDRHQLDARIELANPGFAPTYDATQVNPDGDVALSESDVAQFKLVGCVRCGSVLLKPDVVYFGEPVPAQRKETLADMLASASSVLAVGTSLAVMSGYRIALDALKQGKTVNVINGGPGRADPKATVLWRTGVGPAFDALLDELDI, from the coding sequence GTGAGGTCCCTTGGTCACGAGTCGGCGCTGCGCTCCATCGCCCGAGTAGTGCGCGAAACGACGACTCCCACCGACCCTGATGTCGCTGTGCAGACTATTGCCGAACAGTTGCGCTCAGGAAACGTGCTCGTGGTGACGGGCGCGGGCGTATCCACTGACTCCGGCATCCCGGACTACCGCGGCCCCAACGGTTCCCTGAACAGGCATCGCCCGATGACTTACCAGGAGTTTCGCTATGACCCGGACGCGCTCCAGCGGTATTGGGCTCGTTCTTTTGTGGGTTGGCGCCACATGGATGAGGCGCGACCAAACCGCACTCACTTTGCCTTGGCCGAATTGGAGCACGCCGGTCTGCTCAGCGGGATTATCACCCAGAATGTAGACGGTCTGCACGTTGAAGCTGGATCCCGAAACGTGCTGGCCTTGCACGGTTCCTTGGCACAGGTGGTGTGCCTTTCCTGCGGGCACCTTGAGGACCGTCATCAGCTCGATGCCCGCATCGAGCTCGCGAACCCCGGATTCGCTCCCACGTATGACGCAACGCAGGTCAACCCCGATGGCGATGTTGCGCTTTCCGAGTCCGATGTTGCACAGTTCAAACTGGTCGGATGCGTTCGCTGCGGCTCGGTCCTGTTAAAGCCCGACGTGGTCTACTTCGGGGAGCCGGTGCCAGCCCAGCGCAAGGAAACACTGGCCGACATGCTGGCTTCGGCGAGCTCGGTCCTCGCCGTGGGTACCTCGCTAGCCGTAATGAGCGGGTACCGCATCGCGCTGGACGCACTGAAGCAGGGCAAGACGGTCAATGTGATTAACGGTGGGCCAGGTAGAGCCGACCCCAAGGCCACCGTGTTGTGGCGCACTGGGGTGGGGCCAGCCTTTGACGCGTTGCTCGATGAGCTGGATATCTAG
- a CDS encoding pyruvate carboxylase — MTSHQSTASFAKVLVANRGEIAVRAFRAAYEIGAETVALFPVEDRNSFHRPFASEAIRIGTEGSPVKAYLDIDEIIRAARESGADAVYPGYGFLSENAQLARECAENGITFIGPTPEVLELTGDKAAAVSAARAAGLPTLDESAPTSDIDELVRQAEGQTYPLFVKAVAGGGGRGMRFIPSEDKLRELAAEASREALSAFGDDRVYLERAVINPQHIEVQILADKHGNVIHLFERDCSLQRRHQKVVEIAPAQHLDPQLRDRICADAVKFCQHIGYQGAGTVEFLVDEQGNHVFIEMNPRIQVEHTVTEEVTQVDLVKSQMQLAAGASLPDLGLVQDKIKTHGAALQCRITTEDPANGFRPDTGTITAYRSPGGAGVRLDGAAMLGGEITAHFDSMLVKMTCRGADFATAVARAQRALNEFHISGVATNIGFLRALLREEDFTTKRVATSFIQEHPWLLSAPPADDEAGRILDYLADVTVNRPHGLPGTGVRAVDKLPALPGAMPTGTRDELLKLGPRAFAEQVRAKEGLAVTDTTFRDAHQSLLATRVRTKALVDAAGAVARLTPNLFSVEAWGGATYDVAMRFLHEDPWERLDQLRKAMPNVPIQMLLRGRNTVGYTPYPESVTTAFVEEAAASGVDIFRIFDALNDVSQMRPAIDAVLATNTAVAEVAMAYSGNLLSPREDLYTLDYYLRLAEQIVDTGAHVLAIKDMAGLLRPAAAARLVTALRERFDLPVHVHTHDTAGGQLATYLAAAHAGADIVDVASAPLSGTTSQPSMSALVAAFADTERDTGLSLQAVCDLEPYWEAVRQIYAPFESGTPGPTGRVYRHEIPGGQLSNLRAQAVALGLADRFELIEDAYAGVNEILGRPTKVTPSSKVVGDLALHLVGRGVTAAEFAADPQKYDIPDSVIGFLRGELGTPPGGWPLLRERALEGRGPAAAVSEVPEAEAAFLEESGASRRGALDRLLFPKPAAEFAEHRRLFGDTSILEDREFIYGLVPGEETTIHLADKRVLLVRLDAISEPNEKGMRKVMLTVNGQVRPMEVRDRSVESVVAAAEKATPGVKGHVAAPFAGAVTVTVAEGDSVSAGDPVAVIEAMKMEATITAPIDGTVSRVVLLQPTKVEGNDLLLVVE; from the coding sequence ATGACTTCTCATCAGTCCACCGCCAGCTTCGCCAAAGTCCTGGTGGCCAACCGTGGCGAAATCGCCGTTCGTGCCTTCCGTGCCGCCTACGAAATCGGCGCGGAAACCGTCGCACTCTTCCCGGTGGAGGACCGTAACTCTTTCCACCGTCCTTTCGCTTCGGAGGCGATTCGGATCGGCACAGAAGGGTCCCCGGTTAAGGCATATCTGGACATCGATGAGATCATCCGAGCAGCACGTGAGTCTGGGGCAGACGCGGTGTACCCCGGCTATGGATTCCTCTCGGAAAATGCCCAATTGGCGCGTGAATGTGCGGAAAATGGCATCACTTTTATCGGTCCAACCCCGGAAGTCTTGGAACTGACTGGAGACAAGGCCGCTGCAGTATCAGCCGCTCGGGCCGCTGGGCTGCCAACGTTGGACGAGTCTGCACCTACTTCTGACATCGATGAGCTGGTACGCCAGGCTGAAGGCCAAACTTACCCGCTATTTGTGAAGGCTGTGGCAGGTGGCGGCGGGCGCGGTATGCGCTTCATCCCTTCGGAGGACAAGCTGCGTGAACTCGCAGCAGAGGCCTCCCGTGAGGCGCTGTCGGCGTTTGGTGATGATCGCGTCTATCTCGAGCGCGCGGTCATTAACCCGCAGCACATTGAGGTGCAGATCCTTGCCGACAAGCACGGCAATGTCATCCACCTCTTCGAGCGTGACTGCTCACTCCAGCGTCGCCATCAAAAGGTTGTCGAAATCGCCCCGGCCCAGCACTTGGATCCCCAGCTGCGTGACCGCATCTGCGCCGATGCCGTGAAGTTCTGCCAGCACATTGGCTACCAAGGTGCCGGCACCGTGGAATTCCTGGTGGATGAGCAGGGCAATCACGTGTTCATCGAGATGAACCCGCGCATCCAGGTTGAACACACCGTCACCGAGGAAGTCACTCAGGTGGACTTGGTGAAGTCTCAGATGCAGCTCGCAGCCGGTGCCTCGCTCCCGGACCTGGGGCTGGTGCAGGACAAGATTAAGACTCATGGTGCAGCTCTACAATGCCGTATCACCACCGAAGACCCGGCAAACGGTTTCCGCCCAGACACCGGCACCATTACCGCCTATCGCAGCCCAGGTGGCGCAGGTGTGCGACTGGACGGCGCAGCCATGCTCGGCGGCGAAATCACCGCCCACTTTGATTCCATGCTGGTCAAGATGACCTGCCGTGGCGCCGACTTCGCCACCGCTGTCGCCCGCGCCCAGCGCGCTCTCAACGAATTCCACATCTCCGGAGTCGCCACCAACATCGGCTTCCTCCGCGCTCTGCTGCGCGAAGAAGACTTCACCACCAAGCGCGTGGCCACCTCGTTCATCCAGGAGCACCCGTGGCTGCTGTCCGCGCCGCCGGCGGACGATGAGGCCGGCCGCATCTTGGACTATCTCGCGGACGTGACGGTGAACAGGCCGCACGGACTGCCGGGGACCGGGGTCAGGGCCGTCGATAAGCTGCCCGCGCTGCCTGGCGCAATGCCGACCGGCACCCGCGACGAGCTCCTTAAGCTCGGCCCGCGCGCCTTTGCTGAGCAGGTCCGTGCCAAGGAAGGCTTGGCCGTTACCGACACCACCTTCCGCGACGCGCACCAATCCCTGCTGGCCACCCGCGTGCGCACCAAAGCACTTGTCGACGCCGCCGGCGCCGTTGCACGGCTCACCCCGAATCTGTTTTCCGTGGAAGCGTGGGGCGGCGCAACCTACGACGTAGCCATGCGCTTCCTGCACGAAGACCCATGGGAGCGCTTGGATCAGCTGCGAAAGGCGATGCCGAATGTGCCGATTCAGATGCTGCTGCGCGGACGTAATACGGTGGGCTACACCCCGTACCCGGAGTCGGTGACCACGGCATTCGTGGAGGAGGCCGCGGCTTCTGGCGTGGATATCTTCCGCATCTTTGATGCTCTGAACGATGTTTCGCAGATGCGTCCTGCCATCGACGCCGTGTTGGCGACGAATACCGCGGTGGCTGAAGTCGCGATGGCGTACTCCGGCAATCTACTGAGCCCGCGCGAGGACTTGTACACCCTGGACTACTATCTGCGTCTTGCTGAGCAGATCGTGGATACCGGCGCACATGTGCTGGCGATCAAGGACATGGCCGGCCTGCTGCGTCCAGCAGCGGCTGCCCGCTTGGTGACGGCCCTGCGCGAGCGCTTCGACCTGCCGGTCCACGTCCACACTCATGACACCGCAGGTGGCCAGCTAGCGACCTATCTCGCGGCAGCGCACGCAGGCGCGGACATCGTCGATGTGGCTTCCGCTCCGCTGTCCGGCACAACCTCCCAGCCGTCGATGTCGGCGCTGGTGGCGGCCTTCGCGGACACCGAACGGGACACTGGGCTGTCCTTGCAAGCCGTGTGTGACCTCGAGCCGTACTGGGAGGCCGTGCGTCAGATCTACGCCCCGTTTGAGTCTGGCACCCCTGGGCCAACCGGTCGCGTGTACCGCCACGAGATTCCGGGCGGCCAGCTATCGAATCTGCGTGCTCAGGCAGTGGCGCTGGGTTTGGCGGACCGCTTCGAACTCATTGAAGACGCCTACGCAGGTGTAAACGAGATTCTCGGTCGCCCGACCAAGGTGACGCCGTCATCCAAGGTGGTCGGAGACCTAGCGCTGCATCTGGTGGGCAGGGGAGTCACCGCTGCTGAGTTCGCGGCAGATCCACAGAAGTACGACATCCCGGACTCCGTCATTGGTTTCTTGCGCGGTGAGCTCGGCACCCCGCCTGGCGGTTGGCCACTGCTGCGTGAGCGTGCACTGGAGGGACGCGGACCTGCAGCTGCAGTGTCCGAAGTTCCAGAGGCTGAGGCTGCTTTCCTAGAAGAGTCGGGTGCTTCTCGACGCGGCGCCCTGGACCGACTACTCTTCCCGAAGCCCGCCGCTGAATTCGCCGAACACCGTCGACTCTTCGGCGATACCTCGATTCTGGAGGATCGCGAGTTCATTTACGGACTGGTTCCTGGCGAAGAAACCACTATTCACCTGGCCGATAAGCGCGTTCTCCTCGTGCGCCTGGATGCGATTTCAGAGCCAAATGAAAAGGGCATGCGCAAGGTGATGCTGACCGTGAACGGCCAGGTTCGCCCGATGGAGGTTCGAGATCGCAGCGTCGAGTCGGTCGTGGCAGCTGCGGAGAAGGCGACTCCTGGTGTGAAGGGCCACGTGGCCGCGCCGTTTGCGGGCGCTGTGACGGTGACCGTTGCCGAGGGCGATTCGGTGTCCGCGGGCGATCCAGTGGCGGTCATCGAGGCGATGAAGATGGAAGCCACGATCACCGCACCTATCGACGGTACAGTCTCACGCGTCGTGCTACTGCAGCCGACCAAGGTAGAAGGAAACGACCTGTTGCTGGTTGTGGAATAG
- a CDS encoding NAD(P)H-quinone dehydrogenase, with amino-acid sequence MTNRIVIIGGGPAGYEAALAGAKYGADVTLVEDQGLGGSAVIIDCVPSKSFIATTGIFTEIDGARELMHIGSINQRVKELAQAQSSDILAQMRRAGVRVINGRARFDDHSNKQVTHYIHVDLCDGGTEVLETDLVLIATGASPRVLKGAEPDGNRILNWRQVYDLTEVPEHLIVVGSGVTGAEFVSAYAQLGVKVTMVASRDRILPHDDADAADVLETVLAEKGVHLEKHARVEKVEYESDDVVVVRTSDGREIKGSHVLMTVGSVPNTKDLGLDTVGVDVAPSGHIKVDRVSRTSVAGIYAAGDCTDLFPLASVAAMQGRIAMYHALGEGVSPIRLKTVATAVFTRPEIAAVGITQQEVAEGKVNARTIMLPLATNARAKMRGIRHGFVKLFCRQASGQIIGGVVVAPTASELILPIAVAVTNRLTVADLAGTFAVYPSLSGSITEAARQLVTHDDLD; translated from the coding sequence GTGACCAATCGAATCGTCATCATCGGCGGCGGTCCTGCTGGATATGAAGCTGCACTGGCGGGGGCGAAGTACGGCGCCGACGTCACCCTGGTGGAAGACCAGGGTCTGGGCGGTTCTGCCGTGATCATCGACTGCGTCCCATCTAAGTCCTTCATCGCGACCACCGGCATCTTCACTGAGATCGACGGTGCGCGTGAGCTCATGCACATCGGCAGCATTAATCAGCGCGTGAAGGAACTCGCTCAGGCGCAGTCCTCGGACATTCTCGCGCAGATGCGTCGCGCGGGCGTGCGCGTGATCAATGGCCGCGCGCGTTTCGACGACCACAGCAACAAGCAGGTCACTCACTACATCCACGTTGATTTGTGCGACGGTGGCACCGAGGTGCTGGAAACTGACCTGGTGCTGATCGCCACCGGCGCGTCGCCACGCGTGCTCAAGGGCGCCGAGCCAGATGGCAACCGCATCCTCAACTGGCGCCAGGTATACGACCTCACCGAGGTTCCGGAGCACCTGATCGTGGTCGGCTCCGGTGTGACTGGTGCTGAGTTCGTTTCCGCCTACGCTCAGCTAGGTGTGAAAGTCACCATGGTCGCTTCCCGTGACCGCATTCTGCCTCACGACGACGCCGATGCCGCCGACGTCCTCGAAACTGTGCTTGCGGAAAAGGGTGTTCACCTGGAAAAGCACGCTCGCGTGGAAAAGGTCGAGTACGAAAGCGACGATGTCGTGGTCGTGCGCACCTCCGACGGCCGCGAGATCAAGGGCTCGCACGTACTGATGACGGTGGGCTCCGTGCCGAACACCAAGGACCTGGGTCTGGATACCGTCGGTGTTGACGTAGCGCCATCGGGCCACATCAAGGTCGACCGCGTTTCCCGTACTTCCGTGGCAGGTATCTACGCCGCTGGTGACTGCACCGACCTGTTCCCGCTGGCCTCCGTGGCAGCAATGCAGGGTCGCATCGCCATGTACCACGCGCTGGGCGAAGGCGTGTCCCCGATTCGCCTGAAGACCGTGGCAACAGCCGTGTTCACGCGTCCAGAGATCGCCGCCGTGGGCATTACCCAGCAAGAAGTTGCTGAGGGCAAGGTCAACGCTCGTACCATCATGCTGCCGCTGGCTACGAACGCTCGCGCGAAGATGCGCGGTATCCGCCACGGCTTCGTCAAATTGTTCTGCCGCCAGGCATCGGGCCAGATCATCGGTGGCGTCGTGGTTGCTCCGACCGCCTCCGAGTTGATTCTGCCGATCGCCGTGGCCGTGACCAACCGCCTTACGGTGGCAGACCTCGCCGGTACCTTCGCGGTGTACCCATCACTGTCGGGTTCCATCACTGAGGCTGCCCGCCAGCTGGTCACCCACGACGACCTGGACTAA